In the genome of Rhopalosiphum padi isolate XX-2018 chromosome 1, ASM2088224v1, whole genome shotgun sequence, the window ATAAAAATGACTCCTCCGGCACAAGCTTAGCTTTTAGAGGtgctaaaatattgtaattcaactaaataatcaaaaatgtattgtatattattgtcacAAAgacatatattattctattattaaaaaaaaaaatatgatacagtATTTTTTGTCACGTAATGATTCTACATAGATGATCGAGCTTAATTTCTCATTGATCATTATCTACGtcgattacaaatttataagtatGTCACTACGTCAGTGATGAACATTATgctagaacaaaagttattgcAAAGATAGTGatcaataatatgaaaacaaaataaaggtCTAATGACCATACTAATGTATGATATACTACCATTTAAAAACTTTCCAAAATTGATCGTACCATGAAAAGTTTGTGAACTTTTGCGGTTGCACTACAcgctgtattttaaattataagatatcCTTAGAAATTGTGAATGTCGCATTGTCTccattcagaatttttttttataaaagtttattgtCACATGATTGACCACCTAAGTTAATTTatgcagttttatttttatattatttaaatttataacattttatgattgtataattaattaatagttttcacatactaaatgtttttacgatttttttttataatttaaaattacgttaagatgatttttttttaatacatacttaCCGAGAAAGTTAAGTGAAAAAATAATCATCTTCTATActgtttatgtattttgttaatattgttattaatatatacatatatataatatgtactattgaGAAACTTAAGTTGATGCTTCAAAATtaactgtatatatttatctaaagcCACTACAActactataatttttacaaatagtttaattttaattgttataaaatacgatttaaaataaactgtagCACGACCCCACTTAAATGTAGTGTTATTTTCCTTTCCTAGCCCAAACCtaaatgttaatgttaaaaaaGTGATCATAGAGAATATCGTTGAACTAACacaacacaatattaaatatttattttgtattgtatctaATTGTAAGGTATAGGATTTATCTGAAaataccatatatttttttcatgctaTTGGTCAACCTTGTATGAATAATGTTCTTTTCATCTGGGTGACTCTTTATAATTAGTTACACACCTACAATTCAAAATTATCAACCCTTTCAGTCcaatacattttaacttaatGTGGATTCACACATGTTACAACGAAAACAGTTTTACATTTAAAGTTCAACGtttcataacatatattatgtaaatcaacAGTAGTTGTAAAACAAACACTTTTACGAATAACAAAAGTCTACataattttctcaaaataatataaactaagttaccgtaatttttatttcatttaaaaagagTTAAGTATAGCTTTACTTTTGTAGCACGCGTTtgctaaattttgaaaataaaaaaatactccattacatattttgaagtaataaactatttatttaaacaaaatattcacgaatggaaaaaattattctcattttaaattctaacttTTCAAATTAGGTACGATAAGAACTCGGGAATAAattcaagttaaaattaaaatcacgtAATGAGTTTGATCTAGGTGTAAATTATTGAAGTttgtataatgtttttgttaagtatcagtattaattaaaaattcaccatgatcgattatttaaataaaaactgctGTTTCATGCTGAAGGGTATTATATCTACAGGCTCTATTATTCATACAAATAGTATGTTTAAAGGCgtctataactatttaaatatagctatattattcTTATCGTCAAAGATTGTTAATCAATCTCTATTTCAGgatgtattcatattatgtatttattataatatagagttattattttaaacatcttTAACTTGAATCAAATCTTTCAGGCtgataaacaaacatttaaGTTACAAATGCAGTCTGCAGTCCTATAATTTTTTGCGTATCTAAAAAAAACAGCATTAGGATAATggtagagtatattatattgttattttggaAAAAGTGTACTTGGTTGAGTTTTGTGGTTATTTTTGATGGGAATAttgatttacaaataataaccatataattaagttattttaaagatCGTCTgtataaaatgttgtaaaaaactTTGAATGTcattaacaaaacatttattacattataaattgacACTAATCGATAACATAATGAAAATGTGTCAAATAGAATATTAATCTTACATGATTTTACtagatatacaaaaaaataatattatggacccGGATATATCTAAGGAAAtccaaaagttaaaataatgactacatttatcaatatataattataggtctcttagatttgaattcaatgattataatatcgttgtatATGAATAATGATTCTGAGCAGAAACAGtctatcagcctatatcactaagtgatatatttatttgataaagctattaaagtaatttattttacttaaaagtaATCGTCTTTATACATTCTTTAGATTCTTTGGTTTCGTATAAAATACTTTGAAGAATCtcgtattaatttttcaagaatGCAATCCAGTGAATAATTTTTGATCGACGTTTATAAAAATCACCCactcccccccaaaaaaattgaaaattaatcatgtctttaaataactcaaaaagagttgaaaatttattaatttaatgaataataaattaaacatttaatgaaaattacaagtagttttttttttttttgaaacaataaaatatcaaaaattgttttacggGTGGATATCAAATGTcgctaaacattttaacttgaaatattaaaaaaataaaaataataataaaaaataaaaatttattaggcTTTCTGgtaaaattttttcattttaagtttgaattctaataaataatcttgtattacatttttaaattataagtataaaaaacgaTAATGTATATggatttctaactacaaaataattgacattttaattGGAATGATCTACTTCAAACAgttcaaacacatttttatcaGTTTAAAAATAGACAGTGAAACCTCTATTAATGGACATCTCTCAATAGTGGACCCTTCCCAATAGTGGACACTTCTAAATTCCCCGGCAAAAATGTATGCGCATAATAGGAGTTATAACCTCTTAATAGTGGACACTCCTAATAGTGAACGTGGACACAATACATGTACATATCGAAAACGTTTAAGTgcctaataaaaatactttatttatctGTTATACATTCGTccatattttatcttatcttaATGGTTTTCCTATTCGAAAAATGACATTTGTTTCGGTTATGCGTTCGGTCGTTAGTTGTGTGCAGGGTGCAGCACATTGTGTGAAAATGTACCAGCGttaaaatgaacaataatagaaaaaaaatattgaacttagaagaaaaaacaaatattattaaaactaaggAAATGGAAAATTGTTCGTGTATTAGCAGAACGGTTTTTCACAAGCAAGTcacagttaaatttaaatatttaaattttaaatttattaaaatgtacagaattttttaagtttacatAATCATTAagcatttttatactaattttttaatacatacatacaatatacatatacatacttatattatagtataataaataataaattaatattccaaTGTATATGTTCATATACAGTGTATAACCAATTTTCTATAGTGTCTCCGTATAGTGGACATTTAGTAATTTCTCGCAAATGTCCACTAAGTAGAGGTTTTCTCAATAGTGGACAACTCCCTGTAgaggacattttttaattccccGTAACTGTCCACTAtatagaggtttcactgtatatatttataatgaaatccattctttatttataattattgttattattatttattaatacagtaattcataacttataactatattaaaatgcccaataaatagttttcatgtacaattgaaacaatttgaatacctattaattataaatgaatatttaataataacatatctaATTGTTGTAACCAACAAAACGCTGGCGCGATAACATGACGAATTAAAAATATGGCTATGTCATGTCGTCATTATgcactactaataataattgaatgtcaacatattttatatatatatatatttatatattataaatcaggaTTTTACTGATTCGaagtaaaaatcatttattaatcaaatatttaatatgttctaATAATTCttcaagtttaattttttggtttttcatatttattttatattacgtgAAGTATGAACTGTCATTGGATTATTTGTGCGTAAGTCCAGTCAGCAGTCACGGGTGAGTAAAAACATGAGAAGTATTTTATAAAGCACTCCCATTAAAGCTGTTGTAAAGTGGTTTTTATAAAGTATCGCAAAATACATACTCGAATGCTTAATGTTTGTCTTAAACACCCTATGCCTAAGTGTCAtcattgtgtataatgtataaaaaggaaaataatgaaatgtccaccaaacgaaaataataaccgcataaaaaacaaaactaaaaaagagCCAAACAGGATACGATCAAaatctatcaatattatcagacctctataactatataaacgttacttacttataataaactataacaattaacttttaacaatgtataatatctcAATAATTTACCAAGCTATAATCTGTTACACAGATGAAAATCGTTATGATAAGTAACTCCGTCTGTCTGTTACGCTTTAACGTCTAAACCGTTGaaccgattttgatgaaatCTGCTACAGAGATAGATTAGACCTTGGAGAAGGACATTACCTTTTGTTGTGAAAAATAGCTCGAAGGGGTTAAAATAAGGGATGAAAGTTCGAAGTCGCGCATTGTACATTTTACAAGTAGTGATAATCGTGCCCATGTCAAatgctaaatatttataattataataataatattattaaaattatttattttaatttcattataacggtagattaacataatttttcccagaaaatatatcgtatttattgtcgtattattaatatttaattattaactatatttaatctaAAAGAGAGTAGTATTTTTGATTAAACACGAAATCTCGAAAACTGTATGACCTACGAAGCTGACATTTGGTATTATATAAGTGGGAGATGTCCTATAAGAACGTGTTGTACGAAATTAAATCCTTAGGGGTTAAAAAGGGTAAGAGCTGAAAAAAGAAGACAACTTTACTTTTTAGTCGGATTTTTTTGAAACttagtatatatacattgtaatacaaataatgaaacgttaattatcttattttgcgaaattatattattatataattgaatttttacttttattaaacatttttatttttttaacgagtTGCTGATTAGAAATTAGcatttacaattaattgtgtcgtaatatcaaaatatatttattttaattcatgaaatatgaaaattgttttaatgtgtatattatattatctagaatatgataattattgtaaaccaGATTGTTATCGCGTATTATCCCTCATGGAGTAATTTTGcagcataaatatattatataccattgtCAGTATGCGTCCGATTGCCAAACGCCGCGTAAATAAAGATTAATATAccttagacatttttttataaactaaaataaacgtACAGTTcacaaaaaaatgttcatgaaataacaattatgaaccaaatttaatttaatacgcaATATGCTAAATAGATTCTATATTatcttgttaaattaatataataagcatttttatgtaatacacATAAACTTGAAATCTAAACGAAACATttcgattttgattttaattttcctttatggtattagttttttttagtttttactaatttaataattacaaaatactatattgatttttaccatttaatgatttatattttgttgcacaatatatcgatataattattttctgttttataattataagtatttttccTTTTATccacttaaaatattacttttatatttttaattttgatttccaTCTACTTACCTTATACGTGCAGGATCTTGATTCGGGCGTTCTATCGGCTGTTGCAAAACAGGTCtaagaatacaaaatattaatataatttcttaggtaatacttacttatgaataatattataggattgttgactattattattgaatttaaaattgtaatatattaattgtatataaaaaatataaaacgattattatttttatataaattatcattttgaatattattcatatattttaaaataaaatttgattttaatatatatgacTTTCGACTTCTTAaaagatttttaacattttttattaatatttaaaattcacttTGAAATCGATTTCATTTCAAGccttacatttaaataatacctcTATTTATTTTCATAGGTGGGTAGGCGGAGGGGGAATTAGtaactttcaaaataaaatgttagaaaaaaaattttgattttataatatttataaaattgtatgttctGAATACAATAAATGcttcgtataataaaaatacatagatacGCTGGCTTGATTGAAGGAGATGTTCATTGACATTACTTTAAATGttagttaatttttacaatttatttattcgaaGGTTTAATCAATAATCACGAAAAAAGTATTAAGGACATTAACTGAGTTGAATTATTACTAGTTGGATTACTGAAGAATACATACAGAAGAGCCTTATAAATGAAGTTAGTCCAAATTAAagcacatacatatatttattgaatatttacaaaatataatgcataataattttaatacaccaaattaagtatattatgtatgcaatCAAAACAAATTAGAAAAACGAATAGTTAACTACAATTTACGTAAAcatagaaatgtatattatgatcgaACATTTTCAAAAGCTATTACTAAATACAACACGTTgctttattattcaataaaaatccgagctatgtaatattttagttacaaaACATATATCAAACgcgaacaaataaaaatataacatttgatAGGTAGTCCCTTTATTATAgactaaataatcatttatgttCCTATCTTATactttaactaaaaatttattagaatgtactaattttatttattttaatattacaatattttcatcttaacgcttattatgtttatacacaataagtacaatttacttatatagtttaatttattataacattgggtaatttattgtagtttttaacagtaaacatattataatccaatctaatattttaaatagaactcgagtttataaaataaaatctacattttttattattaataatataatatctaatggttagattttgtaaatttaacaacattttttcaattttacatttaagttgatAATATCCATCATTAGATTtcggtattattaaatataacattttacactATGCAAATGGTATGGTTAAGTcacttttatgattattattacggaGTGAATCCTGTTGATTCaacttttgtaaataaatacaagtttAATGACATTTCCATAGACTTTACTAATAATTACATAAGCCATTATACCAATGTAATCTTTGTGTGCGTCATTTTTTATAATGGAATAGTTTGGATGTCTTCGGCTTTCGAGTTGAacgaatgaaaataataatattttaaacttgttgACAACCAcagaatatgtttaaaaattcactTTAATTTCAAAAGTTTTCGTTATAATTTATGTCGTTTGGAATTGCAACAGAGTTATTGTACGGATAATACCTCGCGGAAACTCAGGAATCAAAAACATCTTCAGGTCAGCACTCTTTTGTCCGGTCTACACTGCTGCATTAACGGCTaaaattaaaacagaaataaatgTGCTTTTGATTTTGACATTcgactattttattaattttgaataccatatataaataatattatttttaaacaaaatatgaaattatcgaaatattttgttgaataatacataggtacctatatattttataccgaaAATCTAAACTgaatagttgtattattattattattatttttcgataatCCAAAGAAATTCTTGTCAGAAATAgactaaaactatttatttatatgtatgtactcgtatctcgtatatatatatatatacacacacataaagGCTATTAATATTGCgtccgtttattattatttaaacgttcGGCAGTGGATAATATTTGAACGAGTACATAGAGGCATTTGAACAAAGTACGGTAAGAATACGAGCTTAAGTCTTGCGGCCAACGGGATAGTGAAAAGGCTCGAAACATATGAACAGTGAAATATTTCAGTGCTAAAAACAGCGTGtagattaaaaacaataacccTGTGTGGTcgctttataatttatgttaacatATAGGCATTATAATTCAGAGTCGTAAAGAGGCTTAAATGTTATccgaaaatgtttaaatatagggTGATTCACCGAGCACGCTCGTCCCCTTTTTCTTTAGTaacgaatttattaaaaatttaaattttgtaattttcatgTAGGTACACTCAAAAGCCATATTACAttcaattagatttttttataccatttcgAGAGTATCTTGTAACGATACACGATAACTTCTGTAGTTCAAATGACaggttgataaattattttgttttatctaaaTACAAATGTTAGCTAGTAGCTTCcgattcattaaaatgtttgtaccaatgataataatccttaaaaatggttttaaaaaactataaattagatgtaatatttaaatgttactcACTATATTCGgataatttttacaaactataaaatgtgaatattatattagtattaactagGCACTAGacgttttataacatttaagctccatatttatttaaatccttTATCATTGGCTATATTGACTATAATTCTCTGTACATAGCAGTTAACAGCTCGGAAAAAActggatataatattaataataatatttggatacatcaaaaatgtaaaaaaaaaaaaatcatttgctaAATAAATCAACAGTATGgacggtttttatttttaaaaacaaaagtttgtatcGCCACAGAACACTCCGGACAAACAGTATAAAAATCTATCTAGGCAATTGGAAATATGCTATCCTATTGACCTGAGAttccaaaaatcaatatttgaataaatgcatactCAAGTAAAAATGTGGGCGGGGGATGagcatgcttgatgaatcaccccacctgcatatattataatattattatcatagtcgTCACCGTCATCGTCCTCGTCGTCATCGGTGATGATCGGGTGCCGGTGGTTTGTGGGTGGTGGGTGGCGCACATGAAtgctacgacgacgacgatgacgacgacgacgacgacgggtcAATCGAGGGGGGAGGGACAACGACCGCAAAAGAGCGATCGCCTTAGACTTGCGTGACTTGCGTAGTGGTCGGGTTACCGTGCGACAGAGCTTGTGACTCAACCTTGGAGATCCAGGACGGCAGGAAGAGCAGGCTGAACGTGTTGCGGAACTGCCGGCTCATCACGCAGTACAGTATGAAGTTGATGGCCGAGTTGACCAGCGCCAGCATGTCCATTACCTCGCCCATGTTCTGGTAGCAGTCCTGGAAGAACCGCTTGCCGAGCAACAGCGTGAGCAGGCCGAGTATGCCCTGTGGGAACTCGGTGATCAGGAACAACATGAGCACGGCCAACAGCATCCGGGTGGTCCTGTCCGTCTGCCGCTCCTTGTCGGCCGACTTGCGGCCGCTGCCCGTCAGCTTGGCCCGGCGGCGTTTGGCCTCCAGCAGCGCGCATATCAGCCGCAGACTGAGCACCGTGAGCGCCACGCACGGTATGATCTTGATGACGACGCTGTACACCCAAAAATTGATGTCGGCCAGGTACGTGGACGTGGCCAGGTCGCTGACGTTGACGTAGTACAGCGTGACGTTGCGCAGCGGCCCGACACCGCCGTGGCTGCCATTTGCCACTACGCCGCCACctccaccgccgccaccgccgcttCCGCCGCCGCCCCCACCGGTGCCGTGGACGCTGTGGACGTCGGTGCCGTTATTGGCCCGCCGCAGCGCCGACTGTAGCACCGCCGTCGGACGGTTGCCGTTCGCGTCCAGTGTCTCCACCCGGGAGAATAGGTTGAACGACAGGTAGCTGGGTATGCAGATGATCGGGCACACCACGTAGCCCAACGCGATCGCTGACAGAGTGGTCTCCATCCGGCACCATATCCGGTTGAGCTGTGGGTGTACCACGGCCACGTACCTGCGGAAATCCGGACAACATAAACAGCAGTCAACAACAAGGTCGCGTGTATATAATGTGGGCACGCGGGTTGCGTCTCGTAAAAGTGGTATAGACGAATTCGAGATGTTCAAATTACACtttttacctaaataaaataatcgaattGCGCTTGcgtgaaaaaaaagttaatgtttGGACTGCACTTGGTTAAAAAAGATGTTTCGACAAAAATGCTtggaaaataaacttaatttaaacgtttttaaaacgCTCGTTTTCCTTTTCACTTACATGCTTAGGACTGATAACGATATTTGATATGGTTAAAAATAGGTTTTTttgatgtataattatgtatccaaTTAGATACATTTGGAATGATTTTGAAATGCTGTAAAGCTATAGACCGTAttaatctaaattctaaaactGTTGCTGTTgtctgttttattatatttttataatataaatttagtttcttataatttcattaaattatgtataatatataataatatatgaacaaaTATATCATAACGATAATAGTTGTTATtccaatgattatattttaagtggaattgtataatatgagtgtttttaaaacgtttaaattatgtttattttttagacatttttgttaagccatattttttatactggTGTATTTGATCTTTACCTGTTTTTGACTCAAGTGCAATTCGACCTTACTCCACGAATTATGTCCCTAGTCTGGGatgaaattcatatattaaCATAGATATGGTTTAGCTGGTTTTTGGGCtgtatgtaaatttttttttcataaccacaatggattttttataatctttatattatgtaaataatttgtaaatacttcTTTTTAGTTGTGCTAATAACTGGTAGAGTTACTGGTAAAGTTAGGTtagatagaatttaaaatataatttttttttatcataattttcatgtgtacatattatctataattgaaTGTTTGTTCGTGCAGCGGAGAAAATAAGTAGCACTATACTCTAACTAACGGTtgctaaaatatataactaaattaattttttttttttatcagaggtatattaaaacaatttgtttgttTAATGTATGATGATTGTGatgtaataaaaaagtaaatatatgttGAATCCTAATTAGaagtcaataacataatataggaaataaataaaaaataaatatgtaatataattaacattatcatattatagtgcAGCATTTCTCAAACGATAGCACGTGAAAACAAAGTAATGAtcgaaaaaatgaaattttaagtatttaatatcaattgttatttgtgatattatatttaatattttaataataatatttgacaaaaaaatgttttttcataataaatgagTGTACTCTAGATTTTAGTTGATCGAGTAGTAAAGCTAGCAATAGCGTAGTTCGTCACAACATCGTTCATGTgcctattaaaaatttttttgtaaaaaagtttTGGTTTGatatcgatataatatgttctaataATTAGTtagttgcttttttttttaaagtgtctGTATCATATACGAcgtaagtacataaatattcaGTGGTTTCatattcgtaattattattttttttaattttataaaattttcataatatttaaatataacgatTAAGTtagattttttcattattaaacttaatttcataatttactatttattatattatgtgaaaatatacGACAATTTGACATTTGGGGGTACGTAATGGTGAGAGGTTAAGAGGTACACGGATGAAAAAATACCGAGAAACGCTAATATACTCaatcaaaaatatgtttgcTGAGTgtgaaataaaagttaattttaaattatgtctaatcaaaaattatttatagtcaataatatgataaatataaaattaaataaataaacaacacaaATGTAACCAGAAATGtctgtcaaaaaataataaatatgacgtattaatgtattattagttattacctaaattcattatataaatatataaataaaagccgATAGGGTAGTTTAGAGGCTAAGTTTTTAATAACCGAGTTGACGAAaaactagtttattattaatgttttttaactaGAAACTGAAAACAAAATCCAtccatatttattgtaatttataatattattataggtatatcgcAATATAATATCAGAGACCAGAGTCCAGCAATCcattataaacacatttataaatatacaccaTGGAAATCCCCcggaaaacgaaaaaaaaattgtattacctgTCCATAATTATAGGTAGTGACTAGTGGAACATATTTCATGTAGGTGTAGGTATATCTTTTTTACGGTATGAAACTTTGGCGCTCCTTCACGAGAcaggttaaataaaaaaatattatataatattatattggtttctTGCTACATACATTGTGGAAAAATGTTATAGGTATGTAACTTAttacatgaaaaaatattacgtatGCTATTTCCCAAACAgcagaaaataatatgataatataatatataaagtttctacacaaattataagataataatacatattcatacaattgacttaaaaaaataattaattaatatatttatttttaataacaatgttaagagttattttacttataaatgtttagttttGTAATTCAGCAATTATAACAGAATTttgtgattatattaaatagtaaattattttttcactgCGTAGGAACTATAATATgcctatgtacattttttaccgAATAGGAACTAACACATCTCATTTATAGGAATTAACgtatgtaatttttaacttgttaaTCTCGTGTTGGAACTTTCTATTCcccagtgtataataataacagttacgGATTTCACCCACAAATCTGATTGTACGGGTTTTCTTCATTCAAACATTATTGTccattcataatattgtatagaattgtataatatcgtgtatatattattctacgATTCGCGGTAAAAGTTTCCTTTTTTTTCgaaaagtacttttttttttacttgcaaACTGTGATtggaaatcattttttttaacaatatttttgagaaaCGGACGTAAGAGACCCGAAATTAAGTTAGAAACCGTTTTTTAACAGTTtcctttgaaaaataaaacattttaaaattgtgagtTTACgaatattgtatgaaaaaaataattgatcgaTTACTACAGCGTAACAGTTTAGGGTaggtatcaatattatattatatatattatattgta includes:
- the LOC132917305 gene encoding G-protein coupled receptor dmsr-1-like isoform X3: MERGNGTSGAGGGAAHISPYCGDLLVDMHDVYVHYHGYASLLVCAFGSVANVLNIAVLTRKEMVSPTNAILTGLAVADLLVMVEYVPFAYHMYLRPTNYPRADRFSYNWSLFVLLHSDFSQAFHTISIWLTVTLAVWRYVAVVHPQLNRIWCRMETTLSAIALGYVVCPIICIPSYLSFNLFSRVETLDANGNRPTAVLQSALRRANNGTDVHSVHGTGGGGGGSGGGGGGGGGVVANGSHGGVGPLRNVTLYYVNVSDLATSTYLADINFWVYSVVIKIIPCVALTVLSLRLICALLEAKRRRAKLTGSGRKSADKERQTDRTTRMLLAVLMLFLITEFPQGILGLLTLLLGKRFFQDCYQNMGEVMDMLALVNSAINFILYCVMSRQFRNTFSLLFLPSWISKPLMQQCRPDKRVLT
- the LOC132917305 gene encoding G-protein coupled receptor dmsr-1-like isoform X2 → MERGNGTSGAGGGAAHISPYCGDLLVDMHDVYVHYHGYASLLVCAFGSVANVLNIAVLTRKEMVSPTNAILTGLAVADLLVMVEYVPFAYHMYLRPTNYPRADRFSYNWSLFVLLHSDFSQAFHTISIWLTVTLAVWRYVAVVHPQLNRIWCRMETTLSAIALGYVVCPIICIPSYLSFNLFSRVETLDANGNRPTAVLQSALRRANNGTDVHSVHGTGGGGGGSGGGGGGGGGVVANGSHGGVGPLRNVTLYYVNVSDLATSTYLADINFWVYSVVIKIIPCVALTVLSLRLICALLEAKRRRAKLTGSGRKSADKERQTDRTTRMLLAVLMLFLITEFPQGILGLLTLLLGKRFFQDCYQNMGEVMDMLALVNSAINFILYCVMSRQFRNTFSLLFLPSWISKVESQALSHAVNAAV
- the LOC132917305 gene encoding G-protein coupled receptor dmsr-1-like isoform X1 encodes the protein MERGNGTSGAGGGAAHISPYCGDLLVDMHDVYVHYHGYASLLVCAFGSVANVLNIAVLTRKEMVSPTNAILTGLAVADLLVMVEYVPFAYHMYLRPTNYPRADRFSYNWSLFVLLHSDFSQAFHTISIWLTVTLAVWRYVAVVHPQLNRIWCRMETTLSAIALGYVVCPIICIPSYLSFNLFSRVETLDANGNRPTAVLQSALRRANNGTDVHSVHGTGGGGGGSGGGGGGGGGVVANGSHGGVGPLRNVTLYYVNVSDLATSTYLADINFWVYSVVIKIIPCVALTVLSLRLICALLEAKRRRAKLTGSGRKSADKERQTDRTTRMLLAVLMLFLITEFPQGILGLLTLLLGKRFFQDCYQNMGEVMDMLALVNSAINFILYCVMSRQFRNTFSLLFLPSWISKVESQALSHGNPTTTQVTQV